One Azoarcus sp. DN11 DNA segment encodes these proteins:
- a CDS encoding LysR family transcriptional regulator — protein MDRYTEIRSFVLVAEKGSFAAAALVEGVTPVVMGRRLDGLEKRLGVRLMHRSTRGLTLTELGEQFLEQCRHLIHEFDEAETSVSAGRDTVRGHLVVSAPAAFGRRHVAAHAPAFKARYPELKLSFNLTDSVVDLVREGYDMGIRIGEVTDPNYVAVRLFPNRRVVCGTPGYFARYGEPRVLDDLTRHNCLAFNLQGGQQRGWSFVRDGKLVAVRVDGDLDCNDGELLYSWVKQGLGIGWRSTWEIQAELKRGELVTVLDEFAAPAYDIQAVYPQQRYLPAKVRHFIEYLKGIYATPGYWERGY, from the coding sequence ATGGACCGCTACACCGAAATCCGCAGCTTCGTCCTCGTCGCCGAAAAGGGCAGCTTCGCCGCTGCGGCGCTGGTCGAAGGGGTCACGCCGGTCGTGATGGGGCGGCGCCTCGACGGGCTGGAGAAACGCCTCGGCGTGCGCCTGATGCACCGCTCGACGCGCGGCCTCACGCTCACGGAGCTTGGCGAACAGTTCCTGGAACAGTGCCGCCACCTGATTCATGAGTTCGACGAGGCGGAGACCAGCGTCAGCGCCGGCCGCGATACCGTGCGTGGCCACCTCGTCGTTTCGGCGCCGGCTGCGTTCGGCCGCCGCCACGTCGCCGCGCACGCGCCCGCGTTCAAGGCGCGCTACCCGGAGCTCAAGCTTTCGTTCAACCTGACCGACAGCGTCGTCGATCTGGTGCGCGAGGGTTACGACATGGGAATCCGCATCGGCGAGGTCACCGATCCGAACTACGTCGCCGTGCGGCTCTTTCCGAATCGCCGCGTTGTGTGTGGCACGCCAGGGTATTTCGCGCGCTACGGGGAACCGCGCGTTTTGGACGACCTGACCCGCCACAACTGCCTCGCCTTCAACCTGCAAGGCGGGCAACAGCGCGGGTGGAGCTTCGTGCGCGACGGCAAGCTCGTTGCGGTGCGGGTCGATGGTGACCTCGACTGCAATGACGGCGAGCTGCTCTACAGCTGGGTCAAGCAGGGGCTGGGCATCGGCTGGCGATCGACGTGGGAGATCCAGGCCGAACTCAAGCGCGGCGAGCTTGTCACGGTGCTGGACGAGTTCGCCGCCCCTGCGTACGACATCCAGGCCGTCTATCCGCAGCAGCGCTACCTGCCGGCCAAGGTACGGCACTTCATCGAATACCTGAAGGGCATCTACGCCACGCCGGGCTATTGGGAGCGCGGCTATTAA
- a CDS encoding general secretion pathway protein GspB, whose product MAAGFALTLAAAVLGWWRPWQAAEPTPPAPMAAAKPPVDDPRPLDAATQPKPPSVATAAQVKPDKPAEPGPVAAASSPAELPATLPSLTAATPAAPVAQPAPAPLTPLTPAPPPVAAAEPLPSAAPVARTRREASAPEAPPQAAETAQPRRSEPSPRKTAQASPASPPAVPVAAAPVPIRAASPADDAADASSPTNRKTSAGRILSIHELPPAIRGSLPRLSISGVAAAPNAGKSWALINDRLVQEGEEIEPGLTLTSAAKDGVVLDYKGYRFRAQQ is encoded by the coding sequence GTGGCGGCCGGATTCGCGCTCACGCTCGCAGCGGCGGTGCTGGGCTGGTGGCGTCCGTGGCAGGCCGCAGAACCAACGCCGCCGGCGCCCATGGCGGCCGCGAAGCCGCCCGTGGACGATCCGCGCCCGCTCGACGCAGCCACCCAACCGAAGCCGCCGTCCGTGGCAACCGCAGCGCAAGTGAAACCGGACAAGCCCGCCGAACCGGGCCCGGTCGCCGCCGCCTCCTCTCCCGCGGAATTGCCGGCGACCCTGCCGTCCCTGACAGCAGCCACACCAGCGGCACCCGTCGCACAGCCGGCCCCCGCGCCCCTCACTCCCCTCACCCCCGCGCCCCCGCCGGTTGCGGCAGCCGAGCCGCTCCCTTCCGCCGCTCCCGTCGCGCGGACGCGACGCGAAGCGTCCGCCCCCGAGGCGCCGCCACAAGCCGCAGAAACCGCGCAGCCCCGTCGCAGCGAACCCAGCCCGCGCAAGACGGCACAGGCATCACCGGCCTCTCCGCCCGCCGTACCGGTCGCCGCAGCCCCGGTTCCAATCCGGGCGGCGAGCCCGGCGGACGACGCCGCCGACGCTTCGTCGCCGACCAATCGCAAGACATCCGCCGGCCGCATCCTGAGCATCCACGAACTGCCTCCGGCGATCCGTGGCAGCCTGCCGCGCCTCAGCATTTCCGGCGTCGCAGCGGCGCCGAATGCCGGAAAGAGCTGGGCCTTGATCAACGACCGGCTCGTGCAGGAAGGCGAAGAGATCGAACCGGGCCTCACGCTCACCAGCGCGGCGAAGGATGGCGTGGTGCTCGACTACAAGGGTTACCGGTTCAGGGCGCAGCAGTAG